The following proteins come from a genomic window of Doryrhamphus excisus isolate RoL2022-K1 chromosome 12, RoL_Dexc_1.0, whole genome shotgun sequence:
- the ctcf gene encoding transcriptional repressor CTCF, translating into MEGDVVSMETTHAATLAPEGGVLPEAGDAVIQGVAGASQAVEVPGNMEMMVMDALDPTLLQMKTEVLEGGGTVTVTGGDEGQIITLQVVNMEEQAGAALGLGQLQLVQVPVTTTTVDGLQGTYVDGSANKDAEPVICHTLPLPEGFQVVKVGANGEVETVEQEELQAVHNELQGTREEEGEDGEVAADQEPTEPQTGWQKDPDYQPITPVRKGKKGKKSRLRYAEGDRDMDVSVYDFEEEQQEGLLSEVNAEKVVGNMKPPKPTKIKKKGVKKTFQCELCSYTCPRRSNLDRHMKSHTDERPHKCHLCGRAFRTVTLLRNHLNTHTGTRPHKCTDCDMAFVTSGELVRHRRYKHTHEKPFKCSMCDYCSVEVSKLKRHIRSHTGERPFQCSLCSYASRDTYKLKRHMRTHSGEKPYECYICHARFTQSGTMKMHILQKHTENVAKFHCPHCDTVIARKSDLGVHLRKQHSFIEKGKKCRYCDAVFHERYALIQHQKTHKNEKRFKCDQCDYCCKQERHMIMHKRTHTGEKPFACSQCEKTFRQKQLLDMHFKRYHDPNFVPTAFVCNKCSKTFTRRNTMLRHSENCMGEVPGDQNGTPPKKGRRGRKRKMQDRHDDEDDTEPELDEEIEDEDDLLTEIEVEQAPPVVPIAAPEDPPVKRKRGRPPKNKPDMAAIIRVEDEATGEVDDIIVKKEVGAEQEDMEEGATHEVVVGEGDSTIQMEELSQEQEMQLSEAPPNGDLTPEMILSMMDR; encoded by the exons ATGGAGGGCGATGTTGTTTCCATGGAGACCACCCATGCAGCAACCCTAGCTCCCGAAGGTGGGGTTCTGCCAGAAGCAGGAGATGCTGTGATCCAAGGGGTGGCGGGAGCATCACAAGCCGTTGAGGTTCCAGGCAACATGGAGATGATGGTGATGGATGCCCTGGATCCGACTTTGTTGCAAATGAAGACAGAGGTGCTGGAGGGAGGGGGCACAGTAACTGTAACTGGTGGAGATGAGGGCCAGATCATCACCCTTCAG GTTGTAAATATGGAGGAGCAGGCTGGTGCTGCTTTAGGTCTTGGTCAGCTACAGCTTGTGCAAGTTCCAGTCACTACAACTACAGTAGATGGCCTTCAGGGCACCTATGTGGATGGATCAGCTAATAAGGATGCAGAGCCGGTTATCTGTCACACACTTCCTTTGCCAGAAGGTTTCCAG GTGGTGAAAGTGGGGGCTAATGGTGAGGTAGAGACTGTGGAGCAAGAGGAGCTTCAAGCCGTCCACAATGAGCTTCAAGGGACAAGGGAAGAAGAGGGAGAGGATGGCGAAGTGGCAGCAGATCAAGAACCCACTGAGCCTCAAACAGGGTGGCAGAAGGACCCAGACTACCAGCCAATTACACCAGTCCGCAAAGGAAAGAAGGGAAAGAAAAGCCGTCTACGTTATGCAGAGGGCGACCGAGACATGGATGTTTCTGTGTACGACTTTGAGGAAGAGCAACAGGAGGGACTTCTGTCAGAGGTGAATGCAGAAAAGGTTGTTGGAAACATGAAGCCCCCTAAGCCAACTAAGATCAAGAAAAAAG GTGTGAAGAAGACCTTCCAGTGTGAGCTTTGTAGCTACACTTGCCCACGACGCTCTAACCTGGACAGGCATATGAAGAGCCACACAGACGAGAGACCACACAAATGTCATTTGTGTGGAAGGGCCTTTAGAACAGTCACACTGCTGAGAAACCACCTCAACACCCACACAG GCACCCGACCACACAAATGCACTGACTGTGACATGGCGTTTGTGACCAGTGGAGAGTTGGTGCGCCATCGTCGCTACAAGCACACGCATGAGAAGCCCTTCAAGTGCTCCATGTGTGACTATTGCAGTGTGGAG GTGAGCAAATTGAAAAGGCACATCCGCTCTCACACCGGCGAGAGGCCCTTCCAGTGCAGTCTATGCAGCTATGCTAGCAGGGACACTTACAAATTGAAAAGGCACATGAGGACACACTCAG GCGAAAAGCCATACGAGTGCTACATCTGCCACGCTCGTTTTACCCAGAGTGGCACCATGAAGATGCATATTCTGCAGAAACACACAGAGAACGTGGCGAAGTTCCATTGTCCACATTGTGACACTGTCATCGCACGCAAGAGTGACCTTG GCGTTCACTTGCGAAAGCAACATTCATTTATTgagaagggaaagaaatgtcGTTACTGTGACGCCGTTTTCCATGAGCGATATGCTCTTATCCAACACCAGAAGACTCACAAGAATGAGAAACGTTTTAAGTGTGACCAGTGTGATTACTGTTGCAAGCAG GAACGTCACATGATCATGCACAAGCGTACACACACTGGGGAGAAGCCCTTTGCCTGCAGTCAGTGTGAGAAAACGTTCAGACAGAAGCAGCTTCTGGACATGCACTTCAAACGTTACCATGACCCCAACTTTGTGCCCACCGCCTTTGTGTGTAACAAGTGTAGCAAGACGTTCACCCGCAGG AATACCATGCTGCGCCACAGTGAGAACTGCATGGGCGAAGTTCCTGGAGACCAAAATGGAACTCCTCCGAAGAAGGGTCGCCGTGGTAGGAAGAGGAAGATGCAGGACAGGCATGATGATGAGGACGACACGG AACCTGAACTTGACGAGGAGATTGAAGATGAGGATGATTTGTTAACTGAGATCGAAGTGGAACAGGCTCCACCAGTGGTTCCGATCGCAGCTCCGGAGGATCCCCCAGTCAAGAGGAAGCGTGGGCGCCCCCCAAAGAACAAGCCAGATA TGGCTGCTATTATCCGCGTTGAGGACGAGGCCACTGGAGAGGTGGACGACATCATTGTGAAAAAGGAGGTTGGCGCAGAACAAGAAGATATGGAAGAGGGAGCCACACATGAAGTGGTTGTCGGTGAAGGCGATTCCACTATTCAGATGGAGGAGTTGTCCCAGGAACAGGAGATGCAGCTGTCAGAGGCACCACCAAATGGAGACCTCACCCCTGAGATGATCCTCAGCATGATGGACCGGTGA
- the LOC131139500 gene encoding mucin-2-like isoform X3 — protein sequence MELPLGGPALRHYTQSRPRPHRQKLNYRPSRPQETIIESENEVLELIGRVDEGVEEFFTKKVLPAGTEKKQDEVPLHEESITVDEVVPATSIPCPPPTKTLRRKLGDFFTLRKRRGVKSEPSHEGRPKKASIADLIRPLREAARAEKEKDKDRVKEHDKENEKEKGKEQPSGITGELAVRETLASDAPPLRGEVAPPRRALREGKSQSLILLSGSAAGTANARKKQLEGQHSFEQKLHLMLQRIGVSKAQPEETQNPEREMKKAESEGTIIDSKAEPTPTFTKHRTMSASSDTRHQIRPSMSAHESAGKPPLLPKPVIKPTTSGRNTPENELVQIEEGDTSTPTKLKSPTAAPSGPATPAVTTNAAADSTNAPISLSSTVTSDSESPAVSANAATTDGTDEDGKPSEPEAQPVSTEPSPSSFPTTLTELSAPDPSTSTCLDSITSTFSTTSDSTTTVNILENINDHRSESLATSTDMSVKSERPESNGIVSVGDEAVPVVAAVATTIQLADVKSDAATTTSSSVDLASVSPTSPISSKSTSVAPSSTPPVSDTPIISSSALPPASTNSITTTTSTDYINSSSSSIVPHVSSSETNLTDSISTATSNAHITTTDAITSPLVTDPLSCKKTSSAFSSVITCLPASDDSSPTPPALTHDSPGQDLQTNIDERSSPTVKDIEDVVIEVVQKSKQTESKIVMDDAEECEPCTEKATQDNSEVTKREVQEASVKAEDITVATEVMATEPTLEKERLNQEDTKSADGK from the exons ATGGAGTTGCCATTGGGCGGACCAGCTCTCAGGCACTACACCCAGAGCAGACCAAGACCTCACCGACAAAAACTCAACTATCGTCCCAGCAGACCGCAG GAGACAATAATTGAGAGTGAAAATGAAGTCCTTGAGCTCATCGGGCGTGTTGATGAAGGTGTGGAGGAGTTCTTTACCAAGAAAGTTCTTCCTGCTGGGACGGA GAAAAAGCAAGATGAGGTACCATTACACGAGGAGTCCATCACAGTGGATGAAGTGGTTCCTGCCACCTCAATCCCCTGCCCACCCCCCACAAAAACACTCAGGAGGAAGCTTGGAGATTTCTTTACCCTCAGAAAGAGACGAGGTGTGAAATCAGAGCCCAGCCATGAGGGCCGACCCAAAAAGGCTTCCATCGCTGATCTCATTCGCCCTCTTAGGGAGGCGGCCAGGGCTGAGAAAGAAAAAGATAAGGACCGAGTCAAAGAACACGACAAGGAGAATGAAAAGGAGAAAGGGAAAGAGCAACCCAGTGGTATCACCGGAGAGTTAGCTGTGCGGGAAACACTTGCCTCGGATGCACCGCCACTGAGGGGAGAAGTGGCGCCACCCCGCCGTGCTCTCAGAGAAGGGAAGTCCCAGTCTCTTATTTTACTGTCTGGTTCAGCAGCGGGGACCGCCAATGCCAGAAAG AAACAACTTGAAGGACAACATAGCTTTGAACAGAAACTTCATCTTATGCTTCAGCGTATTGGAGTTTCCAAAGCTCAACCAGAAGAGACacag AATCCAGAGAGAGAGATGAAAAAGGCAGAATCTGAAG gcACCATTATTGACAGTAAAGCTGAGCCAACACCGACTTTCACAAAACACAGAACTATGTCAGCATCATCAG ATACGAGGCATCAAATTCGACCAAGCATGTCAGCACATGAGTCAGCTGGAAAGCCTCCTTTGCTTCCAAAGCCAGTCATCAAGCCCACAACATCTGGCCGCAACACACCTGAGAATGAGCTGGTCCAAATAGAAGAAGGGGATACAAGCACACCCACTAAACTAAAGAGTCCAACTGCTGCTCCATCTGGCCCCGCTACTCCTGCGGTAACCACAAACGCCGCCGCTGACTCGACCAATGCTCCAATTTCCTTGTCTAGTACTGTAACATCTGACTCTGAGTCACCTGCTGTCAGCGCTAATGCAGCAACCACAGATGGTACGGATGAAGATGGTAAACCTTCTGAGCCTGAAGCTCAGCCTGTTAGCACAGAACCATCCCCTTCTAGTTTTCCAACAACTCTTACAGAACTCTCCGCCCCTGACCCCAGTACCTCCACTTGCTTGGACTCCATTACTTCGACATTCTCTACCACTTCCGACTCGACAACTACCGTAAACATCTTGGAAAACATAAACGATCATCGCAGTGAAAGTCTGGCAACATCAACAGATATGTCAGTTAAGTCGGAAAGGCCAGAGTCAAATGGCATAGTTTCAGTTGGTGATGAAGCCGTTCCGGTCGTTGCCGCTGTAGCAACAACTATCCAACTAGCAGATGTCAAATCTGATGCTGCAACCACCACCAGCTCGAGTGTTGACTTAGCATCAGTCTCCCCTACGAGCCCGATATCGTCTAAAAGCACATCTGTGGCCCCAAGCTCAACTCCCCCTGTATCTGATACCCCTATTATCAGCTCCTCCGCCCTTCCTCCTGCCAGCACCAACTCCATTACCACCACAACATCTACTGATTACATcaactcttcttcttcctccattgTCCCCCACGTCTCATCCAGCGAAACCAACCTCACAGACTCCATCTCCACCGCCACTAGTAACGCACATATAACGACTACAGATGCAATTACCTCCCCGCTCGTGACTGACCCACTTTCCTGTAAGAAGACCAGCTCTGCGTTCTCATCAGTTATTACCTGCCTCCCTGCTTCTGATGACTCCAGTCCAACCCCTCCAGCACTCACCCATGATAGTCCAGGACAAGATTTACAGACAAATATTGATGAAAGATCAAGTCCGACTGTTAAGGACATAG AAGACGTGGTGATTGAGGTGGTCCAAAAGAGCAAACAAACTGAAAGCAAGATAGTCATGGATGATGCAGAAGAGTGTGAGCCTTGTACTGAGAAAGCAACTCAAGACAACAGTGAAGTGACAAAGAGAGAAGTGCAAGAGGCAAGTGTGAAAGCTGAAGATATCACGGTGGCAACTGAAGTGATGGCAACGGAACCCACTTTGGAAAAAGAGCGCCTCAACCAAGAAGATACAAAATCTGCAGATGGGAAGTAA
- the LOC131139500 gene encoding uncharacterized protein LOC131139500 isoform X2, whose translation MELPLGGPALRHYTQSRPRPHRQKLNYRPSRPQETIIESENEVLELIGRVDEGVEEFFTKKVLPAGTEKKQDEVPLHEESITVDEVVPATSIPCPPPTKTLRRKLGDFFTLRKRRGVKSEPSHEGRPKKASIADLIRPLREAARAEKEKDKDRVKEHDKENEKEKGKEQPSGITGELAVRETLASDAPPLRGEVAPPRRALREGKSQSLILLSGSAAGTANARKKQLEGQHSFEQKLHLMLQRIGVSKAQPEETQVCNPEREMKKAESEGTIIDSKAEPTPTFTKHRTMSASSDTRHQIRPSMSAHESAGKPPLLPKPVIKPTTSGRNTPENELVQIEEGDTSTPTKLKSPTAAPSGPATPAVTTNAAADSTNAPISLSSTVTSDSESPAVSANAATTDGTDEDGKPSEPEAQPVSTEPSPSSFPTTLTELSAPDPSTSTCLDSITSTFSTTSDSTTTVNILENINDHRSESLATSTDMSVKSERPESNGIVSVGDEAVPVVAAVATTIQLADVKSDAATTTSSSVDLASVSPTSPISSKSTSVAPSSTPPVSDTPIISSSALPPASTNSITTTTSTDYINSSSSSIVPHVSSSETNLTDSISTATSNAHITTTDAITSPLVTDPLSCKKTSSAFSSVITCLPASDDSSPTPPALTHDSPGQDLQTNIDERSSPTVKDIDVVIEVVQKSKQTESKIVMDDAEECEPCTEKATQDNSEVTKREVQEASVKAEDITVATEVMATEPTLEKERLNQEDTKSADGK comes from the exons ATGGAGTTGCCATTGGGCGGACCAGCTCTCAGGCACTACACCCAGAGCAGACCAAGACCTCACCGACAAAAACTCAACTATCGTCCCAGCAGACCGCAG GAGACAATAATTGAGAGTGAAAATGAAGTCCTTGAGCTCATCGGGCGTGTTGATGAAGGTGTGGAGGAGTTCTTTACCAAGAAAGTTCTTCCTGCTGGGACGGA GAAAAAGCAAGATGAGGTACCATTACACGAGGAGTCCATCACAGTGGATGAAGTGGTTCCTGCCACCTCAATCCCCTGCCCACCCCCCACAAAAACACTCAGGAGGAAGCTTGGAGATTTCTTTACCCTCAGAAAGAGACGAGGTGTGAAATCAGAGCCCAGCCATGAGGGCCGACCCAAAAAGGCTTCCATCGCTGATCTCATTCGCCCTCTTAGGGAGGCGGCCAGGGCTGAGAAAGAAAAAGATAAGGACCGAGTCAAAGAACACGACAAGGAGAATGAAAAGGAGAAAGGGAAAGAGCAACCCAGTGGTATCACCGGAGAGTTAGCTGTGCGGGAAACACTTGCCTCGGATGCACCGCCACTGAGGGGAGAAGTGGCGCCACCCCGCCGTGCTCTCAGAGAAGGGAAGTCCCAGTCTCTTATTTTACTGTCTGGTTCAGCAGCGGGGACCGCCAATGCCAGAAAG AAACAACTTGAAGGACAACATAGCTTTGAACAGAAACTTCATCTTATGCTTCAGCGTATTGGAGTTTCCAAAGCTCAACCAGAAGAGACacaggtgtgt AATCCAGAGAGAGAGATGAAAAAGGCAGAATCTGAAG gcACCATTATTGACAGTAAAGCTGAGCCAACACCGACTTTCACAAAACACAGAACTATGTCAGCATCATCAG ATACGAGGCATCAAATTCGACCAAGCATGTCAGCACATGAGTCAGCTGGAAAGCCTCCTTTGCTTCCAAAGCCAGTCATCAAGCCCACAACATCTGGCCGCAACACACCTGAGAATGAGCTGGTCCAAATAGAAGAAGGGGATACAAGCACACCCACTAAACTAAAGAGTCCAACTGCTGCTCCATCTGGCCCCGCTACTCCTGCGGTAACCACAAACGCCGCCGCTGACTCGACCAATGCTCCAATTTCCTTGTCTAGTACTGTAACATCTGACTCTGAGTCACCTGCTGTCAGCGCTAATGCAGCAACCACAGATGGTACGGATGAAGATGGTAAACCTTCTGAGCCTGAAGCTCAGCCTGTTAGCACAGAACCATCCCCTTCTAGTTTTCCAACAACTCTTACAGAACTCTCCGCCCCTGACCCCAGTACCTCCACTTGCTTGGACTCCATTACTTCGACATTCTCTACCACTTCCGACTCGACAACTACCGTAAACATCTTGGAAAACATAAACGATCATCGCAGTGAAAGTCTGGCAACATCAACAGATATGTCAGTTAAGTCGGAAAGGCCAGAGTCAAATGGCATAGTTTCAGTTGGTGATGAAGCCGTTCCGGTCGTTGCCGCTGTAGCAACAACTATCCAACTAGCAGATGTCAAATCTGATGCTGCAACCACCACCAGCTCGAGTGTTGACTTAGCATCAGTCTCCCCTACGAGCCCGATATCGTCTAAAAGCACATCTGTGGCCCCAAGCTCAACTCCCCCTGTATCTGATACCCCTATTATCAGCTCCTCCGCCCTTCCTCCTGCCAGCACCAACTCCATTACCACCACAACATCTACTGATTACATcaactcttcttcttcctccattgTCCCCCACGTCTCATCCAGCGAAACCAACCTCACAGACTCCATCTCCACCGCCACTAGTAACGCACATATAACGACTACAGATGCAATTACCTCCCCGCTCGTGACTGACCCACTTTCCTGTAAGAAGACCAGCTCTGCGTTCTCATCAGTTATTACCTGCCTCCCTGCTTCTGATGACTCCAGTCCAACCCCTCCAGCACTCACCCATGATAGTCCAGGACAAGATTTACAGACAAATATTGATGAAAGATCAAGTCCGACTGTTAAGGACATAG ACGTGGTGATTGAGGTGGTCCAAAAGAGCAAACAAACTGAAAGCAAGATAGTCATGGATGATGCAGAAGAGTGTGAGCCTTGTACTGAGAAAGCAACTCAAGACAACAGTGAAGTGACAAAGAGAGAAGTGCAAGAGGCAAGTGTGAAAGCTGAAGATATCACGGTGGCAACTGAAGTGATGGCAACGGAACCCACTTTGGAAAAAGAGCGCCTCAACCAAGAAGATACAAAATCTGCAGATGGGAAGTAA
- the LOC131139500 gene encoding mucin-2-like isoform X1: MELPLGGPALRHYTQSRPRPHRQKLNYRPSRPQETIIESENEVLELIGRVDEGVEEFFTKKVLPAGTEKKQDEVPLHEESITVDEVVPATSIPCPPPTKTLRRKLGDFFTLRKRRGVKSEPSHEGRPKKASIADLIRPLREAARAEKEKDKDRVKEHDKENEKEKGKEQPSGITGELAVRETLASDAPPLRGEVAPPRRALREGKSQSLILLSGSAAGTANARKKQLEGQHSFEQKLHLMLQRIGVSKAQPEETQVCNPEREMKKAESEGTIIDSKAEPTPTFTKHRTMSASSDTRHQIRPSMSAHESAGKPPLLPKPVIKPTTSGRNTPENELVQIEEGDTSTPTKLKSPTAAPSGPATPAVTTNAAADSTNAPISLSSTVTSDSESPAVSANAATTDGTDEDGKPSEPEAQPVSTEPSPSSFPTTLTELSAPDPSTSTCLDSITSTFSTTSDSTTTVNILENINDHRSESLATSTDMSVKSERPESNGIVSVGDEAVPVVAAVATTIQLADVKSDAATTTSSSVDLASVSPTSPISSKSTSVAPSSTPPVSDTPIISSSALPPASTNSITTTTSTDYINSSSSSIVPHVSSSETNLTDSISTATSNAHITTTDAITSPLVTDPLSCKKTSSAFSSVITCLPASDDSSPTPPALTHDSPGQDLQTNIDERSSPTVKDIEDVVIEVVQKSKQTESKIVMDDAEECEPCTEKATQDNSEVTKREVQEASVKAEDITVATEVMATEPTLEKERLNQEDTKSADGK; this comes from the exons ATGGAGTTGCCATTGGGCGGACCAGCTCTCAGGCACTACACCCAGAGCAGACCAAGACCTCACCGACAAAAACTCAACTATCGTCCCAGCAGACCGCAG GAGACAATAATTGAGAGTGAAAATGAAGTCCTTGAGCTCATCGGGCGTGTTGATGAAGGTGTGGAGGAGTTCTTTACCAAGAAAGTTCTTCCTGCTGGGACGGA GAAAAAGCAAGATGAGGTACCATTACACGAGGAGTCCATCACAGTGGATGAAGTGGTTCCTGCCACCTCAATCCCCTGCCCACCCCCCACAAAAACACTCAGGAGGAAGCTTGGAGATTTCTTTACCCTCAGAAAGAGACGAGGTGTGAAATCAGAGCCCAGCCATGAGGGCCGACCCAAAAAGGCTTCCATCGCTGATCTCATTCGCCCTCTTAGGGAGGCGGCCAGGGCTGAGAAAGAAAAAGATAAGGACCGAGTCAAAGAACACGACAAGGAGAATGAAAAGGAGAAAGGGAAAGAGCAACCCAGTGGTATCACCGGAGAGTTAGCTGTGCGGGAAACACTTGCCTCGGATGCACCGCCACTGAGGGGAGAAGTGGCGCCACCCCGCCGTGCTCTCAGAGAAGGGAAGTCCCAGTCTCTTATTTTACTGTCTGGTTCAGCAGCGGGGACCGCCAATGCCAGAAAG AAACAACTTGAAGGACAACATAGCTTTGAACAGAAACTTCATCTTATGCTTCAGCGTATTGGAGTTTCCAAAGCTCAACCAGAAGAGACacaggtgtgt AATCCAGAGAGAGAGATGAAAAAGGCAGAATCTGAAG gcACCATTATTGACAGTAAAGCTGAGCCAACACCGACTTTCACAAAACACAGAACTATGTCAGCATCATCAG ATACGAGGCATCAAATTCGACCAAGCATGTCAGCACATGAGTCAGCTGGAAAGCCTCCTTTGCTTCCAAAGCCAGTCATCAAGCCCACAACATCTGGCCGCAACACACCTGAGAATGAGCTGGTCCAAATAGAAGAAGGGGATACAAGCACACCCACTAAACTAAAGAGTCCAACTGCTGCTCCATCTGGCCCCGCTACTCCTGCGGTAACCACAAACGCCGCCGCTGACTCGACCAATGCTCCAATTTCCTTGTCTAGTACTGTAACATCTGACTCTGAGTCACCTGCTGTCAGCGCTAATGCAGCAACCACAGATGGTACGGATGAAGATGGTAAACCTTCTGAGCCTGAAGCTCAGCCTGTTAGCACAGAACCATCCCCTTCTAGTTTTCCAACAACTCTTACAGAACTCTCCGCCCCTGACCCCAGTACCTCCACTTGCTTGGACTCCATTACTTCGACATTCTCTACCACTTCCGACTCGACAACTACCGTAAACATCTTGGAAAACATAAACGATCATCGCAGTGAAAGTCTGGCAACATCAACAGATATGTCAGTTAAGTCGGAAAGGCCAGAGTCAAATGGCATAGTTTCAGTTGGTGATGAAGCCGTTCCGGTCGTTGCCGCTGTAGCAACAACTATCCAACTAGCAGATGTCAAATCTGATGCTGCAACCACCACCAGCTCGAGTGTTGACTTAGCATCAGTCTCCCCTACGAGCCCGATATCGTCTAAAAGCACATCTGTGGCCCCAAGCTCAACTCCCCCTGTATCTGATACCCCTATTATCAGCTCCTCCGCCCTTCCTCCTGCCAGCACCAACTCCATTACCACCACAACATCTACTGATTACATcaactcttcttcttcctccattgTCCCCCACGTCTCATCCAGCGAAACCAACCTCACAGACTCCATCTCCACCGCCACTAGTAACGCACATATAACGACTACAGATGCAATTACCTCCCCGCTCGTGACTGACCCACTTTCCTGTAAGAAGACCAGCTCTGCGTTCTCATCAGTTATTACCTGCCTCCCTGCTTCTGATGACTCCAGTCCAACCCCTCCAGCACTCACCCATGATAGTCCAGGACAAGATTTACAGACAAATATTGATGAAAGATCAAGTCCGACTGTTAAGGACATAG AAGACGTGGTGATTGAGGTGGTCCAAAAGAGCAAACAAACTGAAAGCAAGATAGTCATGGATGATGCAGAAGAGTGTGAGCCTTGTACTGAGAAAGCAACTCAAGACAACAGTGAAGTGACAAAGAGAGAAGTGCAAGAGGCAAGTGTGAAAGCTGAAGATATCACGGTGGCAACTGAAGTGATGGCAACGGAACCCACTTTGGAAAAAGAGCGCCTCAACCAAGAAGATACAAAATCTGCAGATGGGAAGTAA
- the nudt21 gene encoding cleavage and polyadenylation specificity factor subunit 5, whose protein sequence is MSVVPPSRSSTGWPRGAGAQFGSKYMTGPAKPLTLERTINLYPLTNYTFGTKEPLYEKDSSVAARFQRMRDEFDKMGMRRTVEGVLIVHEHRLPHVLLLQLGTTFFKLPGGELSPGEDEVEGLKRLMTEILGRQDGVKQDWVIDDSIGNWWRPNFEPPQYPYIPAHITKPKEHKKLFLVQLQEKALFAVPKNYKLVAAPLFELYDNAPGYGPIISSLPQLLSRFNFIYN, encoded by the exons ATGTCTGTTGTGCCTCCCAGTCGCTCAAGCACAGGTTGGCCGCGCGGTGCTGGCGCTCAGTTTGGAAGCAAATACATGACTGGCCCGGCGAAGCCTCTCACCCTGGAGAGGACCATCAACCT ATACCCTCTCACCAACTACACGTTCGGGACCAAGGAGCCCCTGTATGAGAAGGACAGCTCTGTGGCGGCCAGGTTCCAACGGATGCGTGATGAGTTTGACAAGATGGGAATGAGGAGGACAGTGGAGGGTGTCCTCATTGTCCATGAGCACAGGCTGCCTCATGTCTTACTTCTGCAGCTGGGCACTACTTTCTTCAAACT GCCTGGTGGTGAGTTGAGTCCTGGAGAAGATGAAGTGGAGGGTTTGAAGCGCCTGATGACGGAG ATTCTCGGACGACAGGATGGAGTGAAACAGGACTGGGTAATTGACGACAGCATTGGCAACTGGTGGCGTCCTAACTTTGAGCCACCACAG TATCCTTATATTCCAGCTCACATTACCAAACCTAAGGAGCATAAAAAACTTTTCCTGGTGCAGTTACAGGAAAAAG CATTGTTTGCCGTTCCGAAAAATTACAAACTGGTGGCAGCTCCGTTGTTCGAACTGTATGACAACGCCCCTGGATATGGACCTATCATTTCCAGTCTACCGCAGCTACTTAGCCG GTTCAACTTCATCTACAATTAA